The Pleuronectes platessa chromosome 11, fPlePla1.1, whole genome shotgun sequence genome includes a window with the following:
- the eif4eb gene encoding LOW QUALITY PROTEIN: eukaryotic translation initiation factor 4eb (The sequence of the model RefSeq protein was modified relative to this genomic sequence to represent the inferred CDS: deleted 2 bases in 1 codon): MPSSAGEGGAGGEQRSQRRRAAHVRGGGVTWRGSHPIGGDFPTENYKMATAEPETSSSPTLPEEDGAEESGLEIVSPEAYIKHPLQNSWSLWFFKNDKSKTWQANLRLISKFDTVEDFWALYNHIQVSSNLMSGCDYSLFKDGIEPMWEDERNKRGGRWLMTLNKQMRRSDLDRFWLETLLCLVGEAFDDYSDHVCGAVVNIRTKGDKIAVWTADYDNREAVTHIGRVYKERLGLPTKMTIGYQSHADTATKSGSTTKNKFVV; encoded by the exons ATGCCTTCGTCTGCGGGAGAGGGTGGAGCCGGCGGCGAGCAGCGCAGCCAGCGGCGTCGCGCTGCGCATGTCCGAGGCGGCGGCGTCACGTGGCGCGGCTCGCATCCAATCGGCGGAGACTTTCCCACT GAGAATTATAAGATGGCGACCGCCGAACCG GAAACCAGCTCAAGTCCGACGCTGCCTGAGGAAGATGGAGCTGAGGAGTCGGGACTGGAGATTGTGAGCCCAGAGGCCTACATCAAACACCCCCTCCAGAACAG CTGGTCTCTGTGGTTCTTCAAGAATGACAAGAGCAAGACGTGGCAGGCCAACCTGCGACTCATCTCCAAATTTGACACGGTTGAAGATTTCTGGGC TCTCTACAATCACATCCAGGTGTCAAGCAACCTCATGTCAGGCTGCGATTACTCACTTTTTAAG GATGGCATTGAACCCATGTGGGAAGATGAGAGGAACAAGCGCGGCGGCCGCTGGCTGATGACACTCAACAAGCAGATGAGGAGATCAGACCTGGACCGCTTCTGGCTGGAAACA ctgctgtgtttaGTCGGAGAGGCCTTTGACGATTACAGCGATCATGTCTGCGGAGCCGTGGTCAACATCCGCACAAAAGGAGACAAAATAGCCGTGTGGACCGCAGACTATGACAACCGGGAAGCTGTAACACACATAGG GAGAGTGTACAAGGAGCGCCTGGGGCTGCCCACGAAGATGACCATTGGCTACCAGTCCCACGCAGACACAGCCACCAAGAGCGGCTCAACCACCAAGAACAAATTTGTTGTTTGA